AGAGCATACGCTGGAGAATTGGTGGCCTCTTGGTGGCTGGTGCGCACAATGAGATAGATGCGAACGTAAAGGATCACGATGGACAGCAAGATGATGCTAAAGATGGTGACAACAAACCGGATGTAGTATCGGGTGTTGAGGGGCAAAACAGCTGAGCAATCATCCAGGTTATTAATACAGTTCCAACCTATAATAGGAAGACCTCCTAGAAGAATGGACATCACCCAGCATGCTCCGATCAGAAGAAACATGCGGCACGTTTTGTTGGATCCGTAAACCTTGACCTTGGTGATGGCGATGTAGCGCTCGATAGCAATAGCCAGCAGGCTGAAAACGGAGGCGGACAAAGCAATGAAAGCAGTCCCCTCTCGTATGAACCACTGGACAGGAGTCAAATGAAATGTCCTAGGGCCAGACAGGAAGATGTTGGCAATGTATGCAGAGCCAGCTAGTAGGTCCGAGAAGGCCAGGTTCCCAATGAAGAAGAACATGGCTGAGTGGAACTTTTTATTCCTAAACACAGCGATGAGCACTAGGAGGTTTTCCAAGATGATGATGCTGCAGATTACGACAAATAAAATGTTCAGGGAGCTCAAGCTTTGTTTGCTCTCGATGCGGTCTCTTAGTTCCTCTGCGGTCATCTCCTTAGCAGTGAGATAGTGGACCTGGATGAGGGTCTTGTTGAAGTACTGGGAGTATTTGCTCATGGTGACAGCTTGGCAAAACCCCGCAAACAGACGGCAAGTAGTCATTCAGAGGGCAGCTTTTTTTTGAGCTTGTCTGGGCCAGGCACAGGAAATGAGACGCCCAGCCCGAAGTCACGTCTCAGCGGCCCAGGAAGCTCCTCTGTGTCACCTGGAAACAAATACAAAAGAGACAATTACTGACAGGTCAAATGTTAAACATGGACTAAAAACAAATCAAGTATACACTTAAAGTTGTTGACAGTTCTGGACCTCTTACTAACTGCACTAATCAACTTGATTAAGTGGGATGGGCACAACAACACAAACCAATTTGGCCAGGACTACCCAGGTTTCCAAACAATGGAAATAGTAGGACTGTTCATTTAATAATAGTCATTGTTTCTGCATTTCTGCAggagacaatagcccctttcacacagtgataccggtaaatatccagaaaatttccggaacgactttaccagtatattcaaaaaagcgctgttcacacaggcgaggacgttacggaaattttccggaaaagagcatttacacatccattccaaaataccggtaaactctgacatcattcaccacaaatgagctttaaacggctgcgcttgtatttgtaaacatttgactaaattacagactctgtggatgatcaatattgtgaacaattttcgcaggatcactttcgcatgtcgagatgttcataatatgtgcgtgtgcaggcgctcataggcgcacgcaaagcttgaaggtaaacaaacaacggcttatcataagcatctcatcgttgattatttacacagttggcattaagaagaacatataaacgttatctgactgacttctagcagctaaatgtgtctggaaaaatctTTAAAGGCTTTTATcgtcacaaaccgcgcggacgtaaatgcgtctgagtgtggtgattggctaaagcagacgtctcacgtcagcacgttctagacatgcacgcgcttattacgggaatcttccttctgcgttcacacagcgcagcattccggcaaattgccggtaatgttacaacttctctttccggaaaatagccagaacgaatttaccggtattttcaaaaaggacctgttcacacatacaacctttccggaaaattgccggcaattttccggaaaggtctgtatgtgtgaaaggggctaatatctgTCAAAAGCTATTTTAGTATACGTTTCAAT
This portion of the Danio rerio strain Tuebingen ecotype United States chromosome 3, GRCz12tu, whole genome shotgun sequence genome encodes:
- the s1pr2 gene encoding sphingosine 1-phosphate receptor 2 → MTTCRLFAGFCQAVTMSKYSQYFNKTLIQVHYLTAKEMTAEELRDRIESKQSLSSLNILFVVICSIIILENLLVLIAVFRNKKFHSAMFFFIGNLAFSDLLAGSAYIANIFLSGPRTFHLTPVQWFIREGTAFIALSASVFSLLAIAIERYIAITKVKVYGSNKTCRMFLLIGACWVMSILLGGLPIIGWNCINNLDDCSAVLPLNTRYYIRFVVTIFSIILLSIVILYVRIYLIVRTSHQEATNSPAYALLKTVTIVLGVFIICWLPAFTILLLDTSCKMKQCPILNNAGIFFSFATLNSALNPLIYTLRSKDMRKEFLRVLCCWGLLNCGRPPHRCMVPLKSSSSMEHCTNKHEHQSIPIMQDCTTCV